A stretch of DNA from uncultured Pseudodesulfovibrio sp.:
CCTCCACCACTGCGTGGACGTGGAAGAACGCGAGATAGCCCAACTGGCGGCGTCCGGCGCCAACGTGGTCCATAATCCGGCCTCGAACCTGAAGCTCTGCTCCGGCATGTCTCCGGTGCAGGCCATGCTCGACGCCGGAGTCAACGTGGGCTTGGGCACTGACGGCGCATCAAGTAACAATCAGCTGAACATGTTCCGCGACATGGGACTGGCCGCGCTCCTGGGCAAGATCCGCCATGGCGACGCCAGGGCCGTGAATGCCCAAGCCGCCCTGGACATGGCCACCCGAAACTCCGCCCGTTGTCTGGGATGGCCCGAACTGGGCCGGATCGAGGCCGGCTATCCGGCGGACATGATCGCCCTGGACCTGTTCTCTCCCAACCTCATGCCCGTGTTCAACCACGTATCCCATGCGGTTTACGCTTCAACCGGCATGGAGGTCTGTATGACCATGGTGGCGGGCGAGGTTCTGTACCTGTACGGTGATTTCAGAACGCTGGATGTCAGTGGTCTTCGCAAGGAGGCTGTGCGGTGCGCAAAGTGGGTTCGCAACGCCTTCGGAAAGTGAAAAAGAACGTAAATAGCTTGACAACACCCACCCTGGGTGCATATCGAAGTCTGCTCTTGCACCGAAATGAAATTACGTATGCCGCTGGCATCCTGTGAGCCGCATTATTTTTAGGAGGAAGGCACGACATGGCCAAGAAAAAAGGTATCGTTTCCCTGGAAGGCGCCGTCAAGACCGCTGAAGGTCTGAGCTACAAGGGCGTCATCATGGAGCCCGTTGTTGAAAAGTGTGAAGGTTGCGAGCGTATCGTCCCCTTCGAGGATGAGAATTACTGCCCGACCTATGCCCAGCCCGCCCGCAAGTGGGCAGGCGGCGTCTGCAACTTCGCCACGCACATGCGCGCCGAAGTGGACAAGACCGGCAAGGTCAAGGTCAACCCGCTCAAGGCCTCCAAGCGCGCCGCACGCGGTCGGTAGACCACAGCAAGCAGGAAAGGCGGGGCGATGCCCCGCCTTTTTTTGTTTGTATGATCCGATTTTTGGGCTAGTTTCATCGAAAACGCTATCGGAGGTCACATGGACGCGCTCTTTTCCGAACTGGATCGCCAGACTGAGGCGGTCGTCGAACTGCAAACCAGACTTACGGCCATTCCTGCCCTGGGCCCGCGCAACGGGGGCGAAGGCGAAAAAGCCAAGGCCGATTTTCTGCTCGGCCATCTCAAGGGTATGGGTATCGAGGATATCCGCGAATACAACGCCCCGGACGGCGACGTCCCCTGCGGATACCGGCCGAACATCGCGGCCGTCATCCCCGGCCACAATTCGGAAAAGGCCCTGTGGGTCATCTCCCACATCGATATCGTTCCTCCGGGCGATCTCGGGCTGTGGGACACCGATCCCTATGTGGTGAAGCGCGACGGCGACACCCTTATCGGACGCGGTGTCGAAGACAACCAACAGGGTATGGTATCCTCATTGCTGACCGCCCAGGCCCTCCTCGATCTGAATATCACTCCCGAAATGAATTACGGCCTGATCTTCGTGTCCGACGAGGAAACCGGTTCGGGATTCGGTCTGGATTATATTGTCCGTGAGCATGAGAATCTGTTCCGGGAGGACGACCTGTTCCTGGTGCCGGACTCTGGCGAACCCGCGTCCGAAATGGTCGAGGTGGCCGAGAAGTCCATGTTCTGGCTCAAGGTCACGGTCATCGGCAAACAGTGCCACGCCTCCACCCCGGACCAGGGCGTCAACACCATGTTCCCGTCCGCGGAGTTCATTCTGCGTAT
This window harbors:
- a CDS encoding PxxKW family cysteine-rich protein, translated to MAKKKGIVSLEGAVKTAEGLSYKGVIMEPVVEKCEGCERIVPFEDENYCPTYAQPARKWAGGVCNFATHMRAEVDKTGKVKVNPLKASKRAARGR
- a CDS encoding M20 family metallo-hydrolase translates to MDALFSELDRQTEAVVELQTRLTAIPALGPRNGGEGEKAKADFLLGHLKGMGIEDIREYNAPDGDVPCGYRPNIAAVIPGHNSEKALWVISHIDIVPPGDLGLWDTDPYVVKRDGDTLIGRGVEDNQQGMVSSLLTAQALLDLNITPEMNYGLIFVSDEETGSGFGLDYIVREHENLFREDDLFLVPDSGEPASEMVEVAEKSMFWLKVTVIGKQCHASTPDQGVNTMFPSAEFILRIKELETLYPAEDSLFNPPRSTFQPTMREANVANINTLPGRDVFYVDCRVMPEYDLNDVLGTIKGMAAEIAAKYGVTIECEPAMWEQAAPATPADSEIAVRTMASVRKIYNNTPRTVGVGGGTVAAFLRRKGYNAVVWSTLFHNAHQPNEWSSIKSTIGDAKVIADMLLTK